One genomic region from Magallana gigas chromosome 3, xbMagGiga1.1, whole genome shotgun sequence encodes:
- the LOC105343291 gene encoding cofilin-like: protein MPGGGMSGITVAGDAFTAYQALQKNKEHSFIVFKIQDEKTIIVAEKGDKSLTWDDLISRLPADNGAYVVYDLSYKAKSGAENTKPILITWAPDAAPIKVKMMYSSSKDSLKKALGQGLGIEIQANDLSDLDLNEIRQRQESKY, encoded by the exons atgcCGGGTGGTGGAATGTCAGGAATTACAGTGGCTGGTGATGCCTTCACAGCTTACCAGGCTTTACAGAAGAACAAGGAACATAGTTTTATTGTATTCAAAATTCAGGACGAAAAGACAATCATCGTGGCTGAGAAGGGGGACAAAAGTCTAACGTGGGACGATTTGATCTCTCGTTTACCTGCCGACAATGGGGCCTATGTTGTTTACGACTTATCATACAAAGCCAAATCAGGAGCAGAAAATACAAAACCCATCCTAATCACATG GGCACCAGATGCTGCACCTATAAAAGTAAAGATGATGTACTCGTCCAGCAAAGACTCTCTGAAGAAGGCACTTGGACAGGGTTTGGGTATTGAAATCCAAGCCAACGACCTGTCAGATTTGGATTTGAATGAGATCAGGCAAAGACAAGAAAGTAAATACTAA